A window of the Bradyrhizobium diazoefficiens genome harbors these coding sequences:
- the lepB gene encoding signal peptidase I, which translates to MSVTSGTKTESGVGETIRVVIHALLIALVIRTFLFQPFNIPSGSMKATLLVGDYLFVSKYSYGYSHYSIPFSPPLFSGRIWGSDPNRGDIVVFRLPKDDTTDYIKRVIGLPGDHVQMKDGLLYINDTPVERQRMSEYVGEDPCGSEGGGISRVKRWKETLPNGVTYETLDCADNGYMDNTNVYTVPPGHFFMMGDNRDNSTDSRFLGQVGYVPQENLIGRAQMIFFSIAEGEHAWMFWRWPWAVRWNRFFKIVR; encoded by the coding sequence ATGAGCGTGACTTCGGGAACGAAAACTGAAAGCGGCGTCGGCGAAACGATCCGGGTCGTGATCCATGCTCTCCTGATCGCGCTGGTGATCCGCACCTTCCTGTTCCAGCCGTTCAACATCCCGTCCGGCTCGATGAAGGCGACGCTGCTGGTCGGCGATTATCTGTTCGTGTCGAAATATTCCTACGGCTACAGCCACTACTCGATCCCATTCTCGCCGCCGCTGTTCTCGGGGCGGATCTGGGGCTCGGATCCGAACCGCGGCGACATCGTCGTGTTCCGGCTGCCGAAGGACGACACCACCGATTACATCAAGCGCGTGATCGGCTTGCCCGGCGACCACGTCCAGATGAAGGACGGGCTGCTCTACATCAACGACACCCCGGTCGAGCGCCAGCGCATGAGCGAGTATGTCGGCGAGGATCCCTGCGGCTCCGAAGGCGGCGGCATCTCGCGCGTGAAGCGCTGGAAGGAGACGCTGCCGAACGGTGTAACCTACGAGACGCTCGATTGCGCCGACAACGGCTACATGGACAACACCAACGTCTACACCGTGCCGCCCGGCCATTTCTTCATGATGGGTGACAACCGCGACAACTCCACCGATAGCCGCTTCCTCGGCCAGGTCGGCTACGTGCCGCAGGAGAACCTGATCGGCCGCGCCCAGATGATCTTCTTCTCGATCGCCGAAGGCGAGCACGCCTGGATGTTCTGGCGCTGGCCGTGGGCGGTGCGCTGGAATCGCTTCTTCAAAATCGTCCGATGA
- a CDS encoding pyridoxine 5'-phosphate synthase — protein sequence MPASPLRLGVNIDHVATVRNARGGRHPDPVRAALLAIEAGADGITAHLREDRRHIRDEDMARLKAEISKPLNFEMAATDDMMRISLATKPHAVCLVPERRQEVTTEGGLDVVGQHHALAPYIARLNDAGIRVSLFIAADPAQIEMAARLHAPVIEIHTGAWCDAVVDGHTDKAEAEWQRIVAGVKVAKDAGLEVHAGHGLDYATAEKIAALPEIMELNIGYYMIGEALFVGLAETVRKMRAAMDTGRSRA from the coding sequence ATGCCCGCATCTCCGCTCCGCCTCGGCGTCAATATCGACCATGTCGCGACCGTCCGTAATGCACGCGGCGGCCGCCATCCCGATCCGGTCCGCGCCGCGCTGCTTGCGATCGAGGCCGGTGCCGACGGCATCACCGCGCATCTGCGTGAAGACCGCCGTCACATCCGTGACGAGGACATGGCGCGGCTGAAGGCGGAGATCTCCAAGCCGTTGAATTTCGAGATGGCGGCGACCGACGACATGATGCGCATCTCGCTCGCCACCAAGCCGCATGCGGTGTGCCTGGTGCCGGAGCGGCGCCAGGAGGTGACGACCGAGGGCGGGCTCGACGTGGTCGGTCAGCACCATGCGCTCGCGCCCTATATCGCGCGGCTGAACGATGCCGGCATTCGCGTCTCGCTGTTCATTGCCGCGGACCCCGCGCAGATCGAGATGGCGGCGCGGCTGCACGCGCCCGTGATCGAGATCCACACCGGCGCCTGGTGCGACGCCGTGGTCGACGGCCACACCGACAAGGCCGAGGCCGAATGGCAGCGGATCGTGGCGGGCGTGAAGGTCGCGAAGGACGCAGGCCTCGAGGTCCATGCCGGCCACGGGCTCGACTACGCGACGGCAGAGAAGATCGCCGCGCTGCCAGAAATCATGGAGCTCAACATCGGCTACTACATGATCGGCGAGGCGCTGTTCGTTGGTCTTGCCGAGACGGTACGAAAGATGCGTGCGGCGATGGATACCGGGCGGAGCCGGGCATGA
- the acpS gene encoding holo-ACP synthase: MIIGIGSDLIDITRVGKVMERHGERFLDRIFTAAERAKAERRAKNEKMVVATYAKRFAAKEACSKALGTGIRHGVWWRDMGVVNLPGGKPSMRLTGGALARLQALTPEGFEAQIDLSITDDWPLAQAFVIISAVPRVQP; the protein is encoded by the coding sequence ATGATCATCGGCATCGGCTCCGACCTGATCGACATCACCCGGGTCGGCAAGGTGATGGAGCGGCACGGCGAGCGCTTCCTCGACCGCATCTTCACCGCGGCCGAGCGCGCCAAGGCGGAGCGGCGGGCCAAGAACGAGAAGATGGTGGTGGCGACCTACGCCAAGCGCTTTGCCGCCAAGGAGGCCTGCTCCAAGGCACTCGGCACCGGCATCAGGCACGGCGTCTGGTGGCGCGACATGGGGGTGGTCAACCTGCCGGGCGGAAAACCGTCGATGCGGCTGACCGGGGGAGCGCTGGCCCGGCTCCAGGCCCTGACGCCGGAGGGATTCGAGGCCCAGATCGATCTGTCGATCACCGACGACTGGCCGTTGGCGCAGGCCTTCGTGATCATTTCCGCCGTGCCGCGGGTCCAGCCCTGA